The Rattus norvegicus strain BN/NHsdMcwi chromosome 2, GRCr8, whole genome shotgun sequence nucleotide sequence cccttgtttttgctttctttttttttaaagataggctcTGCATAGGCTTGGCTATATTGGTGCTCACTGTTTAGCCCAAGCTAGCTTTGGGTGGCGgtagtcctcctgccttagcctctcaagTATTGGGATTGCCGGTGTGCCTCCTGTGGTTGGTATAAGTCTCTTTATCATGTATACTAATTCTCTCTTTGTGACGTAAAATAATGAATGTGATtcccccccacccacacatacactttgaggtgggttttttttattttatttcttttagttttttttttttccttttctttttttttttttcggagctggggaccgaacccagggccttgcgcttggtaggcaagcgctctaccactgagctaaatccccaacccctcttttagtttttttttaagattgattgattgattataattacactgtaactgtcttcagacacaccagaagagggcaccagatctcattacagatggttgtgagctgccatgtggttgctggaaattgaactcaggattcctggaagagcagtcagtgctcttaaccactcagccatctctccagccctctttgaggtttttgagacagggtttttctgtgtagctctggctgtcttagagCTCATTCTGCAGATCAGGctagttttgaactcacagagagataCATATgcctccacctctgcctctgcctcctaagtgctgggattgacaCTGTGAACCACAGCCACCCAGCTGAGGCAGGGTTTTTATATCCCAGTATGGTTTCAACCTTGGTATGTAGATgagtatgaccttgaacttctcctGTCTGTATCCCTCGTGCTACACATAGGCCCATATGTCATGATTCCCAGTTTGTTTAGCTAAGGATTGACCCTAGTTGTGTGTGTTAGGCTAGCACTCAGCTACTAACTGAGCTACATTCATTGCAccgctgcccctccccctttctgtttttttgtttgctttgtttttgttgttgtttttccctttctgtgtttagcagggtctcatgtacccTAGATTGGTCTTGTATTTATTACGTAGCTGGGGATGACTATGATGTTATATTCCTCTTGTGTCCACCTTTCAAACGATGTAAGTTGAGGCTTTGGACTAAGGCACTGATCAGGGCAAGAAAGTGAAGTCTGGGGTACTAACAGTGTCGTTAACCTTCCATCATACTCCTTAGGCAGACAAGTTAAATCCTTAGAGCAGCAGGGTGAGCTGTTTCCTCTTGTCATGCCAATACTAATTCCTGAGAATGCCCTCTCCATCCCCGTGCCCAGGGACCTTGTCTGAGCATTGAGAAGTGTAGCAGCATAGATTTATAAATGCCTGGATGCAGTGGGATCGAAAAATTCTAGAAAACTGCAAGGCAGCCTTTAACTGTCTACATTGTTTttgatcccagctcttgggataGATAGGGACAGGAGGTTTGGAGTTCAGGGTCGTCCTCattgagtttgaagtcagcttggGCTGTAGGAGACACTGACTCACAACCACAATGGAAAAACCATTGCCAATACCTTCAGGTTTCCTTAAAGTCTGACCATTTCCATTCCATCTCACTGATGCTAGTTACGTGATTTGTATGTGGTTTTACTTCCAGTCATGTGGACATATGAAAAGGACCGTGACATCAAAGCGCTCTAGAAATGGTGCCCACGCTGCTGCCTGTCCAAACCTTTAGTTCAGTTTCAACCGCTCCACTTTTGTGATGACAGAAGTTTGGGATCCTCCTAGGCTTCTCTCACTGACTTAATAGAGTCTTTGTGTCTCCtcctttttgctgtttttttcagacagggtcttgctatgtggtCCAGGTTGACCTTAAACTGGTGTTCCTCTTGCCTCCACGATTccctccttctaccacatgggtcctAGAGATGgaactgggtcttcaggtttgGCACCAGGTGACTTGATGTGCTGAGCTACCTCCCTgagcttttttgttgttttttaattattatatcatttttccccttccctttcatccctctaaaccctcccatatactcTTCCtagctctttcaaattcatgggctctttatttttgttgtatacatacatacatacatacatacatacacacacatacatacacatacatacatacatatgtacgtatatacatacatattctctctctctctctccctccctccctccttccctccttcctaatCCTAAATATGTCAGTACAacttgctttgtttctttccaAGGGCTTACCATTGGTTTGGACAAACAGTTGGTGTGCTTAACTTTGGGAAGACTACTGCACCCTTTCTCAGCTCCTTAGTTGCCCGTTCTTCTTTGAGGAGAGTTGCCGCCTCCTGGGCTTCCCCCGCTCCACATTCGCACATCTGTTTTGGTTGCCCttgcttatttgtttgcttttgagacagggtttcttataGCCTAGGCTGCCTTGTAACTGCAAAGGActcgaacttctgatcctcctgcctttacttccaaagtgctgagattacaggggtGTGCCACCATGACCAGTTTTATTcagtgctagaaatcaaacccagggctctgcgAATGCTAGGTAGGACCCTCCtgactgagccacatctccaacTCTACAGACGTCTTTTTCTTACCCTAACAGAGTTTCAAAGCACCTACTGTCATTTGTCTATGCCTTTATCAACCCTTTGGCCAAATATGTGCATCTGATATAACAAATTTTCTACTCCCAATGAGATAGGTAAATTATGCCCATCAAAATATTtgtgatgggggctggggatttagctcagtggtagagcgcttacctaggaagtgcaaggccctgggttcggtccccagctccgaaaaaaaaaaaaaagaaccaaaaaaaaaaaaatatttgtgatgGGTATCTTCTTCAAATACTTAAGGGAAAAACGGCTCATAGTTGGAAATTATAGCATACATCACTTTAGCGAAGATCAGAGTTAGCATCGTCAATGATACATTGGCATGTACCCTTGGTGTGAGAGCATGTTGACCTTGGTATTCTTCAATAGCATGTAAAAGCATTCTAACCCCAGGATAATCACAAGAAAGCAGCAGATAGAACAGTCTGCCATATCTGACTAGGATTCTTGTTGAGGTCTCGAAAGACAGGGACGAGCTAAAGAAGTTGCCACAGGTTAGATGGAGCAAACTTCAGAGGTGTAACAGGTAGGAGAGTGACGTCTAACGGGAGTCTGAGAAAGAGGCCTGGGGACTGTAGCTCAGTGAtaagagcatttgcctagcacatGGGAAGCTCTGGTCGGGGTTGGGGTACAAACAAGGAACCTGAACCGAAAATGGACCTAAGTAGAAAAATCAGTACAGTCTGAATAAGGGACTAGTGTTACTTTCTTAGTTCTGATGAATATTTGTTATATAAATGTAAGGGAAAGCTAGATACTGGGCATatgggagctctctctctctctctctctttttttattactcATCTGTAAGTCTAAAATTGTCTCTTAAAAAGacaagttttaaaaatagaattcaggggttggggatttagctcagtggtagagcgcttgcctagcaagcgcaaggccctgggttcggtccccagctccgaaaaaaagaaaaaaaaatagaattcaaatatatatatataatattggcTCCTATAGCagctttcttccttctgtgttgGGACCCAGAGTCTCTTGGCATTGTGAACTCACGGGATAACTACTGTAAGCTGGCTTCCAAGTCACCACATTCATTCTGCTCTGCCAGTTCTTGCTCTAAAGAGGAATTATTCTAAGGCTGAATATAGTGATATATACCTATATAATCCtaatactcaggaggctgaggcaggaggattctgaaTTTGAGGTCAGTGTGGGTTACACCgacagacactgtctcaagtCCCTCCCCTCCCAAGTAGTTAATTAGATAATGataatagtcataaaaataaaaacaatgtaaaaGGAATTGCTAAtgtacttatttctttttctacaagTATATCCTGAGTTCCTTTAAAAACAATTAGAGTTGGTCATGGTGCTGCTTGTCTTaaacccagcactagggaagcagaggcaggtagatctctgtgagttctaggctagcatggtctacttatgagttccagcacagccagggctacatagtgagaccctgtcttttaaaaagctattggtctgtgtgtgggtgtgcacatgccaTGACATGGGAGAGCAGAGGACAACTTCGTGaagttgattctttccttccacctttatatGGGCTCCAGGGCTTGAATTAGGTCATCAGGATTGCACAGCAAGCatctttagccactgagccatcttgctatcCCTTcaactttctcttttaaaaaaaaatttagctgggcagtggtggtccatgcctttaatcccagcactcagaaggcagaggcaggtgcttttctgtgagttcaaggccggcctgatcttcaaagtgagttccaggacagacagccaaggctgttacacagagaaactcagtcttgaaaggtgtgtgtgtgtgtgtgtgtgtgtgtgtgtgtgtgtgtgtgtgtgtgcatataataaGGTTAGTCTTTAGTagtttggaaggaagagaaatttaTGGAGGCTAAATAGTAAGAGCAGTCCTAAGACAACTTTGATCTTTTATACCAAAATCCATACTTGCAGACACAACTGTAATATTTCGTTTGTCTTACTGCATAGACCAGCCTGGACCAAACTAGGTCCACCTGTCTCTgattcctgactgctgggattaaaaaccaAGCTGTACCACGCCCAGCCATAACTGTGTTTAAACCATTGTTTATAATTTGGTTTAATCCTACTTGGTATGCAAAGTGTACTGGTGACACTGGTCCATCTCTGGGTCACGCAACACTCTTGCTCTCTCACAGTGCGCTGTATGATGTATGGGTTTGGGGATGACCAGAATCCTTATACGGAGTCAGTGGATATTCTCGAAGACCTTGTCATAGAGTTCATCACTGAAATGGTAAGATACTTTGTAACTATCACTTTTTTGTTGTGTTGATTTTTGTAACTGTTAATTGAAGGTTTAAAATGTTAAGCTTTAGATAATGCTAGAATTTTTGAAATAAACTATCTGTTTGAGTGCCTGCTTTGTGCAAGTTCCTGGCTTCTATTTGCCCTTACTATGGATAGTACGTAAATGTATCTCAGAACTTCTgagctttgtttgttttatatttcactTGGTGTGTACAGGTGTTTTGCCTACAAGTATGTCCCTGTATGTTATGTGTGTCtggtgctcttggaggccagaagagggtgttggattccctgaaattggagatacagacagttgtgagctgccatgtgggtgctgggcactgaactccAGTTTTCTGGAAGATACCATTGTTCTTAAGCACTAAGATGTTTCTACAGCCCCTgagttttatttgtaaaaacataGTATctttgaataaaattaaaagtattgCCCATAATCTCACCCAGCCTAAGTTCTTTCCCTTCCAGTATTTATTTAAAGGTAtgtacagggggttggggatttagctcagtggtagagtgcttgcttaggaagcgcaaggccctgggttcggtccccagctccgaaaaaaagaaccaaaaaaaaaaaaaaaaaaaaaaaaaggtatgtacAGCTCATGGAATACctttgggatttttaaaaaattctatttcatgtgcattggttttatctacatgtatgttgtgtgaggatgtcagatactttggaactggagttaaagacagttgtgagctaccttgtggatgctgggaactgaacctgggtcctctggaagagcagccagtgctttttttttttttttttggttctttttttcggagctggggaccgaacccagggccttgcgcttcctaggcaagcgctctaccactgagctaaatccccaaccctgagcagccagtgctcttaacatctgcaccatctctccagcccctggtctaACATCTTGAATGACCATTtttatggttttcttcttttcctttgtttggaTGGATTAGCAGGGGTGAGGTCACTGAGTTTGGTTGGTTTTAGTTCTTATGAGTGTTCACCCTTTACATTGGACCATCTCCTTACTACAGAATAAGTGAAAGGATTACTCAGCCAGGGCTGAGGCTGTTCGGTGTGTGTACAAGGGCCTGCACATGTGGCGAGTATTTAATCCAGTTTACCTCAGCTCAGGGAAAACATTAGCCATAGTAGTGCCAGATTATGCTAATATGCGTGTGcgaggccctgggctcagtccccagcagCATATTAAATGACAGAGCCTGCCATAGTGGCtcctacctgtaatcccagaattccaGAGAGAGTCAGGAGGATCTACTACAGGATGTAGCAGGTTCTAGGCCATCCAGAGCTACATAACAAGACTAggatttcaaacaaacaaataaaatgaaataaagacatctctcaaacaaacaaacagataaaaacaaacaaagcagccAGGCAGGAGAAGATGTCATTTCGGTGTGCTCGGCATTCAGGAGGCTGTGGTAGGTGGACCCCAGTTTTAAGACCAGGCTAGGTAGGCTAGGTAGTAAGACCCTTTctcaacaaacagaaacaaagctgagcatagtggtgcatgcttttagtTCTAGAAGTtgtagcagaggcaggaagattgcctcatttgagaccagcctagtttCTGGATCCTGTCTCTATAAAAAACAgtcaggaggggttggggatttagctcagtggtagagcgcttgcctaggaagcgcaaggccctgggttcggtccccagctccgaaaaaaagaaccaaaaaaaaaaaaaaaaaaaaaccagtcagGAATCAGAGATAAGTTggcttgagttcaaggctaggccaatctacatagtaagttctagttatatagtgagactcaaaaacatgtctcaaaaacaaaacagcaacaaaaataatgttataattGTGTCTCCAAGTATAGATTTTTTATATAAAAGATTTAAGCATTAGTCTTAGGATCAGTTTTATTATTTAGCCTCCCAaaacctcccttctttccttccagccTACTAAAGCCTAATTGTTATTTTCCTAATCTCTATTACCTACTCATTAGCCAACCCAGAACACATTTAACAAGACAAAAACTTCACCtatatcataaaataaaacagaagtatCTTCAAAAgttgctaggtttttttttttttttcctttttcttttttttcggagctgggaaccgaacccagggccttgcgcttcctaggcaagcgctctaccactgagctaaatccccaaccccaatttgctaggttttgttgttgttttagtctGCCAGTCTGTCTGACCATCCATCTgcctatctgtccatccatctatttttaaggcagggtctcgcTATATGTCCCTGGTTAgcttggaacttgctttatagaccaaggcttgtcttgaactcacagagatctgtctgtctctgcctcccaagtgctggaattaaaagtgtgtatcACTCTGTCTAGCTCATTTTGGTAGTTTTATTGTCCGTAATGAAAAAAGAAGTCCTGTAATGCAGAAAGAAAATACTGTCGATTATGCAATAGAAAGGCGGTaaggagggctagagagatggctcagcggttaagagcactgtctgctcttccagaggtcctgagttcaattcccagcaaccacatggtggctcacaaccatctgtaacgagatctgatgccctcttctggtgtctgaagacagttacagtgtactcacatgcatgaaataaataaattcctaaGTAAGGAGATGATCAGACAGCTGGTTCACAAATGTAACACTAGCGTGAttaatagaaaattaaaacacaaaaatatttggCCCTTAAAAATTGATGTGTTTCCTTGTCATAGACTCATAAGGCAATGTCAATTGGAAGACAAGGTCGAGTGCAAGTTGAAGATATTGTCTTCCTAATTCGAAAGGATCCGAGGAAGTTCGCTAGAGTTAAAGACTTACTAACTATGAATGAAGAGTTGAAACGGGCTAGAAAAGCTTTCGACGAAGCCAACTATGGATCTTGACACCGTTTGTGATGCCCGGGATTTTGATATTTTCTGTGGAAACCATACATTGTATTTGTTGTCTGCAGTAATATCGTGATAGCTAGGCATGCAATGACAGAGGCCTTTGATTTTAGATTTGTAACGTGAGCCTTTTGTTGCCTGTCTTTATCTGACCATATTTGAGTTGCTTACTGGCCTTGAATAACTCCTAACTTAAAGTATTGCAAACCATGCAGTTCCACCCGAAAGGGGGAAGTAGTACTTATTCTTCAGGTAGACATGTGCATTCCAAGCTGTGTACATCGCTGCATAAAATGCAATCTAAATGTCCTCTTGATTTTATGAATGGTAGGGCTTGTGCTTTATGAATCTCAAGTTTTTAGACGACAGTAGTGGGAGAAGCTATTAAAGATAATGAACtggtttgtgtggttttttttttttttttagaaaactaaATTCTTGTCAGAATGTCTTAATCGATCatttgttttaatattcttttctaaagaacacttttttaaagagaaactaGTATTTGCTAAGCATTAGTAATCTCGTCGTCTTCCTTGATGACTGTAATGCTTCCAAAAACAAATGCCTTCAGCCGTAGGAATGGCACAGCTTGTGAAGCAGAGGCCAGGACAGGTATTCTGGGTTGTGTTCCACtgatatacacataaatactttCATTGTGAGAATGTATGGTTGATTAAACCTGTATGTGGGTGTGCAAGCCATTTTTATAGTTCAAGATATGCAGACTTTGTGTGTAGTTCACTTACTGCATTAAATTATTCTGCTTAGCTTATAATGAGGATTAAAATTGCATTCAAAGAGGTTACTGACTGTGTCTCTGAAACCTGCTGGTATTCCTTAACGTCTCTAACTCAATGCTTGGGGAAATACTACCTGTTTAATCTACTGATCCAAGGAATAAAGAATGAGGAATTAAACACACCAGTACTtgagtttatgtttgtttgtgtatggtTCTtacaagatagggtttctctgtgtagccctggctgtcctggaacttgttttatagaccaggctggcctcaaactcacagagatccatctgcctctgtctcctaagtgctgggattaaaggcctgcaccattGCACACTGCTGATTTTCTGATTTACCTCTTCCTCAGGATTCTGCATCCTTTACTGTAGGATAGTCCTAGCTCTCTTCTCCCGTTTTTctatgttatttttatattatagcCCAGCTGATGATGAGATTTAATGCATAACTGAACTgatcattttattaaaaaaaaaaaaaacagttgaagggactggagagagagagctcagatagctcagaggttaagaacattggctgcgggtttggggatttagctcagcggtagagagcttgcctaacaagcgcaaggccctgggttcggtccccagctccgaaaaaaaagaaaaaagaaaaaaaaaaaaaaaagaacattggcTGCTTTTTCTAGAGGaactcaggttcaattctcagcacttgacatggtgtctcacaaccatctaactccagttccaggggatccagtgtcctaGCCTTCTCGAGTACCAGGCAAGCAAGTGGTGCACAAGCACGCCCACAAGTAGAATCCTCGTGTACGTAAACTAAAATGTTCAAAAAGCAATTGAAAAGCTACCTCAGTCTATGTTAAAATAAAAGATGGCAGTTGAGTGCTGACAAGATGGCacactgaataaaatatttaaaacaacatGGCAGTGGCATTATATCTGTCACTAttaggggggtggggtggggtaagaCTGGGTCTCTACAAAGCCCTATTTGTCCTAGaatcactatgtaaaccaggctgatcttttttttttttccccttttccttttttcagagctggggaccgaacccagggccttgcgcttgctaggcaagcgctctaccactgagctaaatccccaacccgaccaggctgatcttaaactcatagagatctacctgcttttgCCTCTCCAGTACTGTGAATAAAGGCGTGTGCCAGTAACTATCTGTCACTGTTTTTGCTAATCAGGGCCTGTTCTGAAAAGTGTACTAAAGAATTTGTACTGAGTGCTACTCAATTTTTACCCACTTTATGCAGAAGAGTGTACGCACACTGAGTTGATTCAGTATCTCAGTCATTTTAAGTGTCTTAATATTCTGCTAATGACCTGGGCCCATAATTTAGGGCCCATAAATTAATGATAATTTTAGtgttttataacacacacacacacacacacacacacacatacatgtatatttgtgtatctgTAAGTATGTGCACAAGAGTACATGTGCGCAAGGAGCTGGTTAGAGGATTTCAGATGTTTCACAGGTGTGAGCTACCTGATGAAGGTGGTGGGAACCAAGTCTTGGTCATCTTTAAGCAGTATGCATTCTAAGCTGCTGAACTAATCTGGCCCTggttggatttttgttgttgtttgttggggGAAGGAGTTGTTTTGAGATGGTCTCTTACAGtgtgggctggccttgaaccaccTCATCCTGTAGCTAAACTTCATCCTGGAGCTCCCGCCTGCCACGTGCTGGGAATACGCTCATGTACCACTGTCACTActgtgtgctttttgttttgtctttaatcTCAACACATTTTAAGGTGCCAAGTGATAGAATGTAAAGCTAGTATAAGAAGAAAAGgatcttactggcttgcttagtTGAAACAttggaaagaagaaatggagCTAACGTCAGGCTTGACTGGACTTAGCCAGGTACTTAAGAAGAATCAAGACTATCTCCatcttgtatctttttttttttaaagatttatttatttattatatataagtactctgtagctgtcttcagacacaccagaagagggcatcggatcccattacagatggttgtgagccaccatgtggttgctgggatttgaactcaggacctttagaagagcagtcaatgctct carries:
- the Taf13 gene encoding transcription initiation factor TFIID subunit 13, with amino-acid sequence MADEEEDPTFEEENEEIGGGAEGGQGKRKRLFSKELRCMMYGFGDDQNPYTESVDILEDLVIEFITEMTHKAMSIGRQGRVQVEDIVFLIRKDPRKFARVKDLLTMNEELKRARKAFDEANYGS